One region of Agrobacterium tumefaciens genomic DNA includes:
- the fabI gene encoding enoyl-ACP reductase FabI encodes MAQASGLMAGKRGIILGVANNRSIAWGIAKACADAGAEIALTWQGDALKKRVEPLAQELGAFMAGHCDVTDLETIDAVFAGLEKHWGKIDFVVHAIAFSDKDELTGRYLDTSRDNFNRTMDISVFSLAAVAKRAEPIMNDGGSIITLTYYGAEKVMPNYNVMGVAKAALEASVRYLAVDLGSRGIRVNAVSAGPIKTLAASGIGDFRYILKWNEYNAPLKRTVSIEEVGKSALYLLSDLSTAVTGEIHHVDSGYHTIGMKAVDAPDISVVKD; translated from the coding sequence TGGCTCAGGCATCCGGCCTTATGGCTGGCAAACGCGGCATCATCTTGGGTGTCGCCAATAATCGTTCAATCGCTTGGGGCATTGCCAAGGCTTGCGCGGACGCGGGCGCGGAAATCGCGCTCACCTGGCAGGGCGACGCGCTGAAGAAGCGTGTTGAACCGCTGGCGCAGGAACTGGGCGCCTTCATGGCCGGCCACTGTGACGTGACCGACCTCGAGACGATCGATGCGGTTTTTGCCGGGCTGGAAAAGCATTGGGGCAAGATCGATTTCGTCGTGCACGCCATCGCCTTTTCCGACAAGGACGAGCTGACCGGCCGTTATCTCGACACCAGCCGCGACAACTTCAACCGCACCATGGACATTTCCGTCTTCTCGCTGGCCGCCGTTGCCAAGCGGGCAGAGCCGATCATGAATGATGGCGGTTCGATCATCACGCTCACCTATTACGGCGCCGAGAAGGTCATGCCGAACTACAACGTCATGGGCGTGGCCAAGGCTGCACTCGAGGCCAGCGTGCGTTATCTCGCGGTAGACCTCGGCAGTCGCGGCATCCGCGTCAACGCGGTTTCCGCTGGCCCGATCAAGACGCTTGCGGCTTCCGGTATCGGCGATTTCCGTTACATTCTGAAATGGAACGAATACAACGCGCCGCTGAAGCGCACCGTTTCCATCGAAGAAGTCGGCAAGTCGGCGCTTTACCTGCTGTCCGACCTTTCGACGGCTGTCACCGGCGAAATCCACCACGTGGATTCCGGTTATCACACCATCGGCATGAAGGCTGTTGACGCGCCGGATATCTCGGTGGTCAAAGACTGA